A genomic stretch from uncultured Cohaesibacter sp. includes:
- a CDS encoding glycosyltransferase family 61 protein produces the protein MSFLIDYITLWPTIMRHPSGLNGIAGGDGKERRLWSNRRYSKFLRLNLHLIYLRIMGKLLPNFDFSSSICFAEDAGIKVLDKSFSFQTPLWLWQESDKPFFSACASRRKGNEIEVKSRFRAFLFRHITLTAHNRDLYDAASNCQIASKYSFPIKIRDYTVRSASKTDRIPGRVFIDQTSVRTSNNYYHFHHAMTIACRLAIAFPSEEVRFVISYQGTGWKETIVAALQNHFDNLSFIQIDDSVSYEVEEAVVVSEETEWIFDLLARKQDYLKMAQIVKDHCLSMQNDKAHFEENSSAFSSLNKAYLSRPLALGRSIVNEDEFINRQLMPNGFTPIKPEMYSYSQQVLELFGQINEVITTPGAALTNLAFCKPDTYVTVIEDISQVQPFWNIYANIFGLHFINLTNGVQMDKAYNYQLDLEKCHLIR, from the coding sequence TTGAGTTTCCTTATTGATTACATTACTTTATGGCCCACAATCATGCGCCATCCCTCCGGTTTGAACGGGATAGCAGGAGGTGATGGTAAAGAACGTCGCTTGTGGAGCAATAGGCGCTATTCAAAATTCCTGCGTCTCAATCTCCATCTGATCTACCTGCGCATTATGGGGAAACTTCTACCCAATTTCGACTTCTCTAGCAGCATTTGTTTTGCGGAAGATGCAGGCATCAAAGTGCTAGATAAAAGCTTTTCTTTTCAGACACCTTTATGGCTTTGGCAAGAAAGTGACAAACCCTTTTTTAGTGCATGTGCTTCCCGTCGCAAAGGAAATGAAATCGAGGTAAAAAGCCGGTTTCGCGCGTTCCTCTTCCGTCACATTACTCTCACGGCACATAATCGCGATCTCTATGATGCTGCATCAAATTGCCAAATAGCATCAAAATATAGCTTTCCAATCAAAATTCGAGACTATACGGTTCGATCCGCTAGCAAAACGGACCGAATTCCAGGTCGAGTTTTTATCGATCAGACCTCCGTGCGCACTTCAAATAACTACTATCACTTCCACCATGCCATGACGATTGCTTGTCGACTTGCTATTGCGTTCCCTTCTGAGGAAGTCAGATTTGTAATTTCCTATCAGGGGACTGGTTGGAAAGAGACGATTGTAGCTGCACTGCAAAACCATTTTGACAATTTATCATTTATTCAGATTGACGACAGTGTAAGCTACGAAGTTGAAGAAGCGGTTGTTGTTTCCGAAGAAACAGAGTGGATCTTTGATCTTCTCGCCCGGAAGCAGGATTACCTAAAGATGGCGCAAATAGTCAAAGATCATTGTCTCTCAATGCAAAACGATAAGGCGCATTTTGAAGAAAACTCATCGGCATTTTCGAGTTTGAACAAAGCTTATCTTAGCCGCCCTCTTGCTCTAGGGCGGTCCATTGTGAACGAAGATGAGTTTATCAACCGACAACTCATGCCCAATGGCTTTACCCCAATCAAACCGGAGATGTACAGCTATAGTCAGCAGGTACTGGAGCTATTTGGCCAGATCAATGAAGTTATCACCACGCCCGGTGCAGCTTTGACCAATCTGGCATTTTGCAAACCGGATACTTACGTCACGGTAATAGAAGATATCTCTCAGGTTCAGCCATTTTGGAACATTTATGCCAATATATTCGGGCTGCATTTTATCAATCTAACCAATGGCGTGCAGATGGATAAGGCATATAATTATCAGCTGGATTTAGAAAAATGCCATTTAATTAGGTAA
- a CDS encoding aminotransferase class I/II-fold pyridoxal phosphate-dependent enzyme, with the protein MTHFPEDVRKPKLVCLQSVSRPQGALGIAEISQHFPFPVKRHYFITSQDQKVAGGAHSHKQLWQFMTCVMGQCSIRFEGPEGLFDISLEDSKQGVLVPPGYWRDFSLEPHSCLSVLASEVYQESDYIRDYDQFKQGLAGSNLLAPEPARTEQSISVPFVAINRMHKDLHAQILSKTSQEINDNRLIDGPSVHEFEAAFAAYCGCDYAIGVGNGLDALELCLKAQQIGPGDEVIVPANSFIATALAVSAAGARPVFVDCMRDNPSIDINQIEAAISPRTRAIIPVHLYGLPVDMDPIMRVAEQHDLFVLEDAAQAHGATYKERIVGSLGHAAAFSFYPTKNLGALGDGGCVVTSDRRLAEKLRMIRNYGSRRKYEHEIMGVNSRLDSIQAALLQLKLPHLDKWNQKRRALAEIYYHKLTDIDGVKLLAPPISDHDHDTNRKEAYDWSKQSQPVWHVFPIYLENEARRDALREYLTQNQVGSNIHYPIPIHQSGAYNSNQRFAMSEIQAKTELSLPMDPYLSSDEIAHVAAIIRDFFSMN; encoded by the coding sequence ATGACCCACTTCCCCGAAGATGTGAGGAAGCCAAAACTGGTGTGCCTTCAGTCAGTTTCTCGCCCTCAAGGTGCACTTGGTATCGCTGAAATTTCGCAACATTTTCCATTTCCGGTCAAACGTCATTATTTCATAACCAGCCAAGATCAAAAGGTTGCTGGTGGAGCCCATTCTCACAAGCAGCTTTGGCAATTCATGACTTGTGTCATGGGGCAATGCTCCATCCGCTTTGAGGGGCCTGAAGGCTTGTTTGATATCTCTTTGGAAGACAGCAAACAAGGTGTCCTGGTTCCTCCGGGATATTGGCGAGATTTTTCCCTTGAGCCTCATTCTTGCTTGTCCGTGTTGGCTTCTGAAGTATATCAGGAGTCTGATTATATCCGTGATTATGATCAATTCAAACAAGGACTGGCGGGTTCAAATTTGCTTGCCCCAGAGCCAGCTAGAACGGAGCAATCGATCTCTGTGCCTTTTGTTGCGATCAACCGGATGCACAAAGACTTGCACGCACAGATTTTGTCAAAAACCAGTCAAGAAATTAACGATAATCGCTTGATTGACGGCCCGTCAGTCCATGAATTTGAGGCGGCCTTCGCTGCCTATTGTGGTTGTGATTATGCTATTGGGGTCGGCAATGGTCTGGATGCACTGGAATTATGCCTAAAGGCACAGCAAATTGGTCCGGGAGACGAGGTAATCGTCCCCGCCAACTCCTTCATTGCTACTGCGCTTGCGGTTAGCGCTGCGGGTGCGAGGCCTGTATTTGTTGATTGCATGCGAGATAATCCTTCGATTGATATCAACCAGATTGAGGCTGCTATCAGTCCAAGAACCCGTGCCATCATTCCTGTTCATCTCTATGGACTGCCAGTCGATATGGATCCAATCATGCGTGTAGCGGAACAGCATGATCTTTTTGTACTCGAAGATGCGGCTCAGGCGCATGGAGCTACCTATAAGGAAAGGATCGTAGGAAGCCTTGGCCATGCAGCTGCCTTTAGCTTTTATCCGACCAAGAACCTGGGGGCCTTGGGGGATGGAGGATGTGTAGTCACATCAGACAGACGGCTAGCTGAGAAATTGCGGATGATCAGAAATTACGGCAGCCGCCGCAAATACGAGCATGAAATTATGGGGGTCAACTCCCGCCTCGATAGCATCCAGGCCGCATTGTTGCAGCTTAAGCTGCCCCATCTTGACAAGTGGAACCAAAAACGGCGCGCCCTTGCTGAGATCTATTACCACAAGCTTACCGACATTGACGGGGTGAAGCTGCTCGCTCCCCCAATTTCAGATCATGACCATGACACAAACCGGAAAGAGGCCTATGACTGGTCTAAACAAAGCCAGCCGGTATGGCACGTCTTCCCGATCTATCTTGAGAATGAAGCAAGGCGAGATGCGCTTCGTGAGTATTTGACCCAGAATCAGGTTGGAAGCAACATCCATTACCCTATTCCCATACACCAAAGCGGGGCTTACAATAGCAATCAGCGGTTTGCCATGAGTGAAATCCAGGCAAAAACCGAATTGTCTTTGCCGATGGATCCTTATTTGAGCTCTGACGAGATTGCCCATGTTGCAGCCATCATACGGGACTTCTTCTCTATGAATTGA
- the hpaR gene encoding homoprotocatechuate degradation operon regulator HpaR, translating into MKRQPSRAGMELSQTQRTLPIALLRAREAVMDYFRPLLAEHDVTEQQWRVMRVLDEVGTVDASFLARQACILAPSLTRIMRALEARGFVEINRDTADGRRTLVCLSEEGGQFIRKLAPASAAIYQEIESKIGCERIGTLLDEIEILLEALSSET; encoded by the coding sequence ATGAAAAGACAGCCATCCCGCGCAGGCATGGAATTGAGCCAGACTCAACGAACGTTGCCGATCGCCCTATTGAGAGCTCGCGAAGCGGTGATGGACTATTTCCGACCTTTACTCGCGGAACATGATGTCACAGAGCAGCAATGGCGCGTGATGCGTGTGCTTGATGAGGTGGGAACAGTGGACGCCAGTTTTCTGGCCCGACAGGCATGCATTCTGGCCCCTTCCCTCACCCGCATTATGAGAGCACTGGAGGCGCGGGGCTTTGTAGAAATCAACAGGGATACCGCAGATGGCAGGCGCACATTGGTGTGCCTAAGTGAGGAAGGTGGCCAATTCATCCGAAAGCTGGCCCCGGCAAGCGCTGCGATCTATCAAGAGATTGAAAGCAAGATTGGATGCGAACGCATTGGTACGCTTCTGGACGAGATCGAGATTTTGCTCGAAGCCCTCAGTTCGGAAACATGA
- the rfbB gene encoding dTDP-glucose 4,6-dehydratase, with product MIKSNNTILLTGGAGFIGSHMTDLLLAHGHDVVVLDKLTYCGNMSNLAHAREISSSGENGHLTFVQGDICDRAQVDQLMLDYAIDHVMHLAAESHVDNSIADPEAFIRTNVVGSFCLLASALAYWQAHKQMDQCRFVHVSTDEVFGHLDDDDPAFTELSPYSPSSPYSASKASSDHFARAWYRTYGLPVIITNCSNNYGPRQHDEKLIPTIIRSALGGHTIPIYGNGKNIRDWIYVKDHCRGLYLAFTKGQPGETYCFGGKNELQNIELAKQICSQLDQLAPRSDGNSYQQQLSFVTDRKGHDWRYAIDGQKAEKILGYQPAFVPSPSSQELQTDHTGNEHQTPFGNPWLAETVRFYLARAQQETKKAPDLEKDMDLDLSEIELDYEGFRQLAKNKNLSKWEKIGFPDSYRQSFETAILQDISCKLEFEHRKGSSLLDIGCGASPLTSKLLCLCQENNINPFMNDSAEMLSQIESSVSFEKISGQFPNTLEEALKVNKGPFDLVLCYSVLHYIIVEHNIFDFIDMVGKALKPGGIALIGDIPNETKRKRFFSSATGVEFHKNFMATTQPPIVEPYTLKANAIDESVLNGLVARAHANGQDAYIVPQSATLPMANRRDDMIIRKL from the coding sequence ATGATCAAATCAAACAATACTATTCTCCTGACCGGTGGTGCCGGTTTCATCGGCAGCCATATGACCGACCTCCTGCTCGCTCATGGTCATGATGTCGTTGTGTTAGACAAACTTACCTATTGTGGTAATATGTCTAATCTTGCTCATGCCAGAGAAATTTCGTCTAGTGGAGAGAATGGGCACCTTACATTCGTTCAAGGTGACATTTGTGACCGGGCACAAGTCGATCAATTAATGCTAGACTACGCGATTGATCATGTGATGCATCTGGCGGCCGAGAGCCATGTCGACAATTCCATTGCTGACCCCGAAGCTTTTATCCGTACTAATGTGGTAGGGAGTTTTTGCCTGCTAGCCTCGGCTCTCGCTTATTGGCAAGCTCACAAACAAATGGATCAATGCCGCTTTGTTCATGTTTCAACGGACGAAGTATTTGGTCATTTGGACGATGATGACCCGGCTTTTACCGAGCTTTCGCCTTATTCACCCAGTTCACCCTATTCAGCCTCCAAAGCGAGCAGCGATCATTTTGCTCGCGCCTGGTATCGCACTTATGGCTTGCCGGTAATCATCACCAATTGCTCCAACAATTATGGCCCGCGCCAGCATGACGAGAAACTGATCCCTACGATCATCCGCTCAGCTCTTGGCGGTCATACAATTCCTATTTATGGCAATGGCAAAAACATCCGTGACTGGATATATGTAAAAGATCACTGTCGAGGTCTTTATCTGGCTTTTACAAAGGGGCAGCCGGGGGAAACCTACTGTTTTGGCGGCAAAAATGAACTACAGAATATCGAACTTGCCAAACAAATCTGCAGCCAACTCGACCAGCTCGCGCCTCGATCAGACGGTAACAGCTATCAACAGCAGCTTAGTTTTGTGACAGATCGTAAAGGCCATGACTGGCGCTATGCAATCGATGGGCAGAAGGCAGAAAAGATACTGGGCTATCAGCCTGCTTTTGTTCCTTCACCAAGCAGCCAAGAGCTCCAGACTGATCACACAGGAAATGAACACCAGACTCCATTTGGAAATCCATGGTTAGCGGAAACCGTACGCTTCTATCTTGCCCGGGCTCAGCAGGAAACCAAGAAGGCCCCAGATCTTGAAAAGGATATGGACCTCGATCTGTCCGAAATTGAACTTGATTATGAAGGCTTTCGCCAATTGGCAAAGAATAAGAATTTGTCCAAGTGGGAGAAGATCGGATTTCCTGACAGCTATCGCCAATCCTTTGAAACCGCCATTTTGCAAGATATTTCATGCAAGCTGGAGTTTGAGCACCGCAAGGGCAGTAGTCTGCTTGACATCGGCTGTGGAGCCAGCCCTCTAACCTCTAAGCTTTTGTGCCTCTGCCAGGAAAACAACATCAATCCTTTCATGAATGATTCTGCAGAAATGCTGAGCCAAATAGAAAGTTCAGTGTCTTTTGAAAAAATTTCAGGTCAATTTCCGAATACATTGGAAGAAGCACTGAAAGTCAACAAAGGACCATTTGATCTCGTCCTATGCTATTCGGTACTGCATTACATCATCGTCGAGCATAATATTTTCGACTTTATCGATATGGTCGGAAAGGCGCTTAAACCCGGCGGGATAGCGCTGATTGGTGATATTCCTAATGAAACCAAACGCAAACGCTTCTTTTCCAGCGCTACAGGCGTTGAATTTCATAAGAATTTTATGGCAACCACTCAGCCCCCCATTGTTGAGCCTTATACGCTCAAAGCCAATGCTATTGATGAATCTGTGCTCAATGGGCTGGTTGCCAGAGCACATGCAAACGGGCAGGATGCGTATATTGTGCCGCAGTCTGCTACACTGCCTATGGCCAACCGGCGCGATGACATGATCATTCGCAAGCTTTAG
- a CDS encoding acetyltransferase, producing the protein MTKKLIIFGLSNIAECAFEYFTHDSDYDVVAFTLDKAYLESEGQVHFGLPVVAFEDLETCFPPEEFDIFVAVGSKNLNRLRKTKVKQAKEKGYSLASYISSKATIWPNVKLGQHVFIQEGNNLQPFVEIGDNVTLWAGNHVGHASVIEDHCFITSQVVISGHCRIGKNCFVGVNACLADNISVGKDSFIGMGAIITQDTEENSLFAASKTHVSKIPAKRFCRVKDD; encoded by the coding sequence ATGACTAAAAAGCTGATTATTTTCGGTCTGTCCAATATTGCCGAATGTGCCTTCGAATATTTCACCCATGATTCCGACTATGACGTTGTCGCCTTTACACTAGACAAAGCCTATTTGGAATCTGAGGGGCAGGTTCATTTTGGCTTGCCTGTTGTAGCATTTGAAGATCTGGAAACCTGCTTTCCACCAGAAGAGTTCGATATCTTTGTTGCTGTGGGCTCGAAAAACCTTAACCGCTTACGCAAGACAAAAGTGAAGCAGGCCAAAGAAAAGGGATATAGTCTCGCATCTTATATCAGTTCCAAAGCGACAATTTGGCCGAATGTGAAATTGGGCCAACATGTCTTCATTCAGGAAGGTAACAACCTGCAGCCATTCGTTGAAATTGGCGACAATGTTACCTTATGGGCTGGCAATCATGTCGGGCATGCCAGTGTAATTGAGGATCATTGTTTCATCACTTCACAGGTGGTGATTTCAGGCCATTGTCGGATCGGGAAAAACTGCTTTGTGGGAGTCAATGCCTGCTTGGCCGACAATATTTCTGTCGGCAAAGACAGTTTTATCGGCATGGGTGCAATAATTACCCAAGACACGGAAGAGAATAGCCTTTTTGCCGCTTCCAAGACTCATGTTTCCAAAATTCCAGCCAAGAGATTCTGTCGAGTAAAAGATGATTGA
- a CDS encoding sugar phosphate nucleotidyltransferase: MMQYKGIILAGGSGTRLSPLTDYTCKQLLAIYDKPLIYYPLTLMLLAKIREILIISTPQTVPILKNALGDGRQFGVKIDYAVQQEPNGIAECFLIAEDFLKSSPCMLILGDNIINMTHFTEFIDQAMQNNEGGTVFGFPVAHPQRFGVIELDRSSGQVLSIEEKPLKPKSNIASIGMYLYSNDVVERAKRLSPSSRGELEITDINRQYLLEDQLKCQLLTRGDFWADAGTFSDMNNCSNYIRLQQEYTSLMIGCPEEAAFNAGLITRKQLKALAGEMKENSYSNYLLATAEAK; encoded by the coding sequence ATCATGCAATATAAAGGTATTATTCTCGCCGGCGGAAGTGGGACACGTCTGTCACCTTTGACCGACTATACATGCAAGCAGCTTCTCGCCATATATGATAAGCCTTTGATATATTATCCTTTAACGTTGATGTTGTTGGCAAAAATTCGAGAAATATTGATAATTAGCACACCGCAAACCGTGCCAATACTGAAAAATGCTCTCGGGGATGGCCGCCAGTTTGGTGTGAAAATCGACTATGCCGTGCAGCAAGAACCAAATGGCATCGCAGAGTGCTTTCTGATCGCCGAAGACTTCTTAAAATCCAGCCCATGCATGCTGATCCTTGGCGACAATATTATCAATATGACGCATTTTACCGAATTCATCGATCAAGCGATGCAAAACAATGAAGGGGGCACTGTCTTTGGCTTTCCGGTTGCTCATCCTCAGAGGTTCGGCGTAATCGAGTTGGACAGGAGTAGTGGCCAGGTTTTGTCTATCGAGGAAAAACCACTCAAGCCGAAATCCAACATCGCCTCCATTGGTATGTATCTTTATAGCAATGACGTTGTTGAACGGGCAAAGAGACTTAGTCCAAGCTCTCGAGGTGAGTTAGAGATAACTGACATCAATCGCCAGTATCTACTAGAGGATCAACTTAAATGTCAGCTTCTCACCCGTGGGGATTTCTGGGCTGATGCGGGCACTTTTTCTGATATGAATAATTGCTCCAACTATATCCGGTTACAACAAGAATATACTAGCCTGATGATTGGCTGCCCAGAGGAAGCCGCTTTTAATGCAGGTCTTATAACTCGTAAACAACTAAAGGCGCTTGCAGGTGAAATGAAAGAAAACAGTTACTCGAATTATCTGTTGGCTACTGCGGAGGCGAAATGA
- the hpaE gene encoding 5-carboxymethyl-2-hydroxymuconate semialdehyde dehydrogenase: MSALDENLSKAQGYLAKFRETGVMNHIAGASVPANSGKTFETISPVDGSVLAQVAKGGAFDIDAAVAAAKEAFVSWSKMPGKDRKAILIKVAEAIEARAEEVAFTECMDTGQALRFMSKAAVRGAANFRFFADQAPSAEDGLALRNPNQMNVTSRRPIGPIGVITPWNTPFMLSTWKIAPALAAGCTVVHKPAEFSPMTAKLLVEIAEEAGLPKGVLNLVNGFGDSAGRALTEHPDIKAIAFVGESRTGSHIMRQGADTLKRFHFELGGKNPVIVFDDADLERAVNAATFMIYSLNGERCTSSSRLLVQESIYEEFTAKVADVAKSIKVGHPLDPETVVGPLIHPVHEKKVLSYFDKAREEGAVIAAGGQKVGDAGCFVSPTLFTGANNNMAIAQEEIFGPVLTAIPFKDEDEALALANDVQYGLAAYLWTADLDRAMRMTDNLDAGMMWVNSENVRHLPSPFGGVKASGIGRDGGDWSFDFYMETVNVSFPRQHHKVPRLG; this comes from the coding sequence ATGAGCGCTCTTGATGAGAACCTATCCAAAGCCCAAGGCTATCTTGCGAAATTCCGTGAGACCGGTGTGATGAACCATATCGCCGGGGCCAGTGTGCCTGCGAACTCGGGTAAAACCTTCGAAACGATTTCACCCGTAGACGGATCTGTGCTGGCGCAGGTTGCGAAGGGGGGGGCGTTTGACATTGATGCGGCTGTCGCCGCTGCCAAGGAAGCCTTTGTTAGCTGGTCAAAGATGCCCGGCAAGGACCGCAAGGCCATTCTGATCAAGGTCGCAGAAGCCATCGAAGCGCGGGCGGAAGAGGTGGCCTTCACCGAGTGTATGGATACGGGACAGGCCCTGCGTTTCATGTCGAAGGCTGCGGTTCGTGGCGCGGCAAACTTCCGTTTCTTTGCCGATCAGGCTCCCTCTGCCGAAGACGGACTGGCATTGCGCAATCCGAACCAGATGAACGTCACATCCCGTCGTCCGATCGGACCGATCGGTGTGATCACGCCCTGGAACACGCCCTTCATGCTGTCCACTTGGAAGATCGCACCGGCACTGGCTGCAGGCTGCACAGTGGTGCACAAACCGGCCGAATTCTCGCCTATGACGGCCAAGCTTCTTGTCGAGATAGCAGAAGAGGCCGGCTTGCCCAAAGGTGTGCTCAACCTTGTAAACGGATTTGGTGACAGCGCCGGTCGTGCTTTGACCGAACATCCTGACATCAAGGCCATTGCCTTTGTTGGTGAAAGCCGCACCGGTTCGCACATCATGCGTCAGGGAGCTGACACGCTTAAGCGGTTCCACTTTGAGCTTGGTGGCAAGAATCCGGTGATCGTGTTTGATGATGCCGATCTTGAACGCGCAGTGAATGCAGCGACTTTCATGATCTATTCGCTCAATGGCGAGCGCTGCACCTCTTCCTCGCGTCTCCTGGTGCAGGAAAGCATCTATGAAGAGTTCACCGCCAAGGTGGCCGATGTCGCCAAGAGCATCAAGGTCGGTCACCCGCTTGACCCGGAAACGGTCGTCGGCCCCCTCATTCACCCGGTGCATGAGAAAAAGGTGCTGTCCTATTTTGACAAGGCGCGTGAAGAAGGCGCTGTCATTGCCGCTGGTGGCCAGAAGGTAGGTGACGCCGGTTGCTTTGTTAGCCCAACGCTGTTCACCGGCGCCAACAACAATATGGCGATTGCACAGGAAGAGATCTTCGGCCCTGTTTTAACGGCCATTCCGTTCAAGGACGAAGATGAGGCGTTGGCTCTTGCCAATGATGTCCAATATGGCCTAGCCGCCTATCTCTGGACGGCCGATCTCGATCGCGCCATGCGCATGACCGACAATCTTGACGCGGGCATGATGTGGGTGAACTCGGAAAATGTACGCCATTTGCCATCGCCCTTTGGTGGCGTCAAAGCGTCAGGTATCGGGCGTGACGGTGGAGACTGGTCTTTCGACTTCTATATGGAGACCGTCAATGTTTCCTTCCCAAGACAGCACCATAAAGTACCGCGCCTAGGGTGA
- a CDS encoding 5-carboxymethyl-2-hydroxymuconate Delta-isomerase translates to MPHLRIEYSAGLESHADMAELCQVAYQAMLKTGIFPKAGVRVRAYKADHAIVGDGLIENNFAALTLSVGAGRSTEQLKSAGDEIFAAVSETLAQLLATTHFALSLEIRVINPDLSWKDTPIHARLSGQN, encoded by the coding sequence GTGCCACACCTAAGAATAGAATATTCAGCGGGACTGGAAAGCCATGCTGACATGGCGGAGCTATGTCAGGTGGCCTATCAGGCGATGCTCAAGACAGGGATCTTTCCCAAAGCTGGCGTTCGTGTTCGCGCCTATAAGGCAGATCACGCCATCGTTGGGGACGGGTTGATCGAGAATAATTTTGCAGCATTGACCTTGTCAGTTGGGGCTGGGCGTTCGACCGAACAGCTCAAGTCCGCCGGGGATGAAATTTTCGCGGCAGTTAGCGAAACCCTCGCACAGCTTTTGGCTACGACGCATTTTGCGCTCTCCCTAGAAATTCGTGTCATCAATCCAGATTTGAGTTGGAAAGACACGCCTATTCATGCCCGCCTCTCTGGCCAGAATTAA